From the genome of Candidatus Angelobacter sp.:
ACCGTTCAGCCACCATAGCTTTTCGCCATTCGCCGGATCGTAGCCCGCCAGTTCAAGCGCGCCCGCGACGAGCAATTCCTTGCGCCCGTCGCGCTGCCATACCGCCGGCGTCGAGTAACTGCGCACTGCGTCCGGTCGTGCGGTTTTCCAAACCAGTCTGCCCGTCGCACAGTCGAATGCGGCAAGAAAACTGTCTCGATCATGGTCCTGATTGAGGATGACCTTGCCATCCATCACGATGGGCGAACTTCCTGCGCCGTATTCATCCTGGAAGGGGCCCAGACGGTCTTCCCACTCTTTTTTCCCGTCAAGGTCGTAGCAAATCAGGCCGTAACTGCCGAAGAACACGAACAACCGCTGGCCCTCAATCACCGGAGTCGCCGTGGCCGGGCTGCCAATCTGATGAGTCTGTTCGACGCGCTCAACCGTGACAGCACGTCGCCACAGCGTCCGTCCATCCTTCTCATCGAGCGCCAGCGTCGTCAGTTCCTTCGACTCGGCCCGGTAAGAGGTCAGAAATATCCGGCCATTGACCAGGATCGGCGTGGAGTGTCCCGGATCGATCGGCACCCGCCAGACTGAAGTGCGTGGCGCTTCGAAGTTTTCGGGCAGCGGACCCACGCCCGTGCCGGCGACGCCTTCGTCGGAACGAAAGTACTTCGCGTCGGCCGGGCTTGAGGCTAGCGAGGCAGTGGTTATGACGGAGCAGCACCAGATCAGCGAACGGTTTTTCGATAAGAATGACATGGCCACGATGATTTCGGGGAGGTTGGATACCACGAGGTTCTGGTTAGAGCAATCGTGAAGAAATCGAACGCGCGTCCGCGACGAAAGGCGATGGTTGAGGACACTTGTCAATCCGGCCCGCCGGAGTATGCTGATACCGTTCACACTCGATGCCACCATGTATCCCTCGGCGAAAACGATCTTGCTCAAGGCGGCCATCCTGACCGGTTTCGCGTTGTTCGGCCCGAGCGGGACGGTGGTGTTCGCCCAGGCGCCGACGACCAATCAACCGTGGGCCTACCTTCTCGTCGGTGACAGCTATCTGCTCGACGATTGCCCGGTCTGTGACCGGGCGGTCATCCAGATCCCGTTGCGCGGCACGTTCGATCTTCGGCTGCTGGAGGCCAACTCCCTCTCCTCCCTATACGCCGTCGAGAACATCCAGTTTACGGCGGGCGACCGGCCCTACCGGATCACGGGAAGTGGCACGTTTGAAATCGGCGGGGATTTCGCACTCACTCAGGACATGTCGTTGCAACTGCAAATTGACGATGGCTTCACGAACAGGCTCTGTTATTTCACCAACTCGACCATGTTACCCGATCGACATTGGCCGATGATCGATGCGACGGTGAACCAGACGAACGGCACTTTGACCCAGACCTACACGTTGCGACTGGCCGCGGCGCCGGTCCGCGAAATCTGGTTCTCTACCACCAATTTTTTTATCGCGACCTCCGGACCGGCCGCTTCCGAAGGCGTCATGAG
Proteins encoded in this window:
- a CDS encoding PQQ-binding-like beta-propeller repeat protein, whose translation is MVSNLPEIIVAMSFLSKNRSLIWCCSVITTASLASSPADAKYFRSDEGVAGTGVGPLPENFEAPRTSVWRVPIDPGHSTPILVNGRIFLTSYRAESKELTTLALDEKDGRTLWRRAVTVERVEQTHQIGSPATATPVIEGQRLFVFFGSYGLICYDLDGKKEWEDRLGPFQDEYGAGSSPIVMDGKVILNQDHDRDSFLAAFDCATGRLVWKTARPDAVRSYSTPAVWQRDGRKELLVAGALELAGYDPANGEKLWWLNG